DNA from Symphalangus syndactylus isolate Jambi chromosome 22, NHGRI_mSymSyn1-v2.1_pri, whole genome shotgun sequence:
ATCTACCTGCACCTGCGCTCCTACACCGTGCCACAGGAGCAGCGTTACATCATCCGCCTGCTCCTCATCGTGCCCATCTATGCCTTTgactcctggctcagcctcctcctcctgggagaCCACCAGTACTACGTCTACTTTGACTCTGTGCGGGACTGCTACGAAGGTGGGTGCCGGGCTGCGTCAGTCGGGGGAGCGGTGGGAGAGACTGCCTGGGCCCTGCATGCACGGACGCGCTTCCGTGGCCAGCCCCCAGGGCACCCCACTCTCCCAGCCCCTGTCGGAGGGGCTGCCAGGATAGTCAGGGTTAGCGGCGCTGGCAGGCCTGGAACACATGACCGACCCCACAGCCTCCATGAGAGGGGCTCGGTGGACCTGCCCTGGCCTGGGGTGAAAGCGGGGCCCTGATGGAGCACCCTGACCCTCTCAGGCCGCCCTGCTGGGGATGGGGCCCGTCAGGAGCCTCCTCCTGTCCTGGTGAGATGGGTGCCATGGGGTCCCGGTGCAGCTCAGGGCTCACGGCCGGTCCCCCTCTGTGCTCCCTGCAGCCTTTGTCATTTACAGCTTCCTGAGCCTGTGTTTCCAGTACCTGGGAGGCGAGGGCGCCATCATGGCTGAGATTCGTGGCAAACCCATCAAGTAAGCCCGTCACCCCAGAGCCCCCACACCCCTCACACCTGGGACAGGGAGCCCGGCGGCTGGGGCTGCATTCTCCCGCACCGGCTCAGGGACGTCCCCCGCAGGTCCAGCTGCTTCTACGGCACCTGCTGCCTCCGGGGCATGACCTACTCCATCGGGTTCCTGCGCTTCTGCAAGCAGGTGAGGGGGcccacccagccctgcctgccctcctcccacccaaGCCCGTCAGGGGCCCTGGCCGGCCCAGCACCAACCCACCCAGTGTCAGGGGGCTGCTCACTGCTGGCTGCCCCAACCCCCATTCCTGGGCCCCTGGGGGACCTGGCCCCAGGCCCACCGGGTGCCGTCGCCCCCAGGCCACTCTGCAGTTCTGCCTGGTGAAGCCTGTCATGGCCGTCACCACCATCATCCTCCAGGCATTCGGCAAATACCACGACGGGGACTTCAAGTAAGGCGGGAGCTGCGGGGGCGCCTGGCATGAGGTGGGCACTGGGTCCCCCGGGGCCCGGGAGTGGGGCCTAACGAGGGGGGCTTGGCATTCAGCTGGGCTAGGGACCCCGCCCAAGACAGGTACCCACTGCCTCTCCACAAGGACCTCAGTGCCTGCCAAGGCCGGGGTCCTGGACCTCCCCTCACAGGACACGGCCGGGGTGAGTCTAGCATCTGTGCCAGCGTCTGTGCCGAGGACCCCAGGGCCTCTGGCCAGGCAGTGATGGCCCCAGCCCCCGCCCAGCCTTCAGCACTCTTGGTATTAAGGGCACCTGGGCCAAGGGGACCAAGGTCCACCCTGACCTGTTGGCTGAGCAGACAGGCAGCCACCCGGCACAGGAAGGACCCCTGCCAAGGTCCACACACATGCTCACCAACaccacacacatgctcacacacgtGGACACATGTGCTGTCACCTGTGCACACAcatctcacacatgcacacagcacGTGCGCAAATCATGCACATACTACAaccacacacgtatatacacacacatgcacgcaatgtgtgcacacacacagtgcaCCCCACCCGTGTGCACAcgacatacatgcacacacatctatGTGCACACACTGACACGGGAACAACACCTGTGTGTCCACCACCCAGAGGATCTTCAGGCAGTGGTCAGGTGGACGGGGTTGGGAGGTGGCGTTCCGACAGAGGCAGCCTGGATGCTGCCTGATCAGAGGACAGGATCCTGGGACGAGGAGGAGCAGGGCCGGTAGGGAGAACGGCCACATGTCCCTGCCCTACTGCTGCATAGGTCCCCCAGCTGCCCCCAGCTCTCCTGCAGGCCCTGGAGTGAGGATCAAATCAGGGCAGGATCCCTGCAGGGCCCATGCTCCCAAGCTCAAGGTGGGGGCCAGGCCAAGGGTGTGGCGGTGACGGCTCTAGGGTGGGGACAGTGGCGGGGTCGGGGGACCGCCCTGACCACAGCCCCCGTCTGTCCCAGTGTCCGCAGCGGCTACCTCTATGTGACCCTCATCTACAACGCCTCTGTCAGCCTCGCCCTCTATGCCCTGTTCCTCTTCTACTTCACCACCAGGGAGCTCCTGCGGCCCTTCCAGCCCGTCCTCAAGTTCCTCACCATCAAAGCCGTCATCTTCCTGTCGTTCTGGCAAGGTGTGTGGGGCAGGTGGGGCAGGGGTGCTattgaggcagaggctgcagtccaGAGAGCCTGGGGTCACCTCAcgctcccttccccagcccccacgTGCTTCAGTTTCTCCAGCCACAGCACAGGTCAGCTGGAAGCCAGGTAGAACCTGCGGGCACGGGGGAGTGGGGAGGTCCCGCAAGCAGGAATGGCCCCACGGTCGGTGGAGAGAGGTTGCACAGAGGCCACACTGGCATTTCCTGAGTCCCAGTCCCCACTGGGCCCTGGGCCAGGCCAGGGCACTCACAGCCCACCTTGGCAGAGGACGATGGCCACCAGACAGGGCGTGGGCCCAAGATCTGGGGCTGGAGCAGCAGTGCGGGCCCGGGAGctcctgagcacctgctgtgccgAGACCCCCAACTTTGGAGGCGCCCTGCCCCCCTGAACCTCAGTCTCCCGGGGTGGGGCGAGACCACACGGACGGGATCACAGCGCCCGTCAGAGGAGCTGCCGTCGGGTCCTGGGCCTCTTCCTCCCCTGCAGACCCCatctggggctggggctgagcgGCCGTGGCGTCCACAGGGCTGCTGCTGGCCGTCCTGGAGCGGTGCGGGGTCATCCCAGAGGTGGAGACCAGCGGCGGGAACAGGCTGGGAGCCGGCACACTGGCCGCTGGCTACCAGAACTTCATCATCTGCGTGGAGATGCTGTTCGCCTCCGTGGCCCTGCGCTATGCCTTCCCCTGCCAGGTGTATGCAGAGAAGGAGAACTCACCAGGTACATGCTGCCTTCCAGCCGGGGCACCCGGAGCGCACAGCCCTGCCCCGGGCACCGGGTCTCTGTCTGTGCCACTCTCGAGGTCCAGGAATGCCAGCTCACTGGGCAGGGAGACGGGCAAAGGACATCCGGCTCTGGACACGCACCTGGGCTGTGTGGGGTCCGGGTGGTCCCGGACACCGACGGTGATGGGGAATGGGTGTCCCCTGCCAGGCACACCCCCCATTAGGGTGGGGACAGACTGTGGCCTGCCTGGCTTCTCATCAGTCGTTGTGGAGAGACCAGGGTGCCCACCCAAGGCCAGCCAAAGGCGTACTCCGCTGCTTGGAGCCCCTCAGAAGCTCTAGGGGACATGGTGCTTGGCAGGGGTCTGGCCAGAGACAGGCCCGGTGCTGGGTGGAGCAAGCCGGGCTGGGGTCCAGGGGTCTGGGGCCACCCTCCGCTGGCCGAGGCCAAACCTGGACATGCAGAAGCTACAGCCCTGGGCATcctgggaggcggggctgagGGGGCTTGTCCagggggctggagtgcagaggggaTGGTGGGGCTTATACGctgccctcccccagcccccccgGCACCCATGCAGAGCATCTCCAGCGGCATCAGGGAGACAGTGAGCCCCCAGGACATCGTGCAGGACGCCATCCACAACTTCTCCCCTGCCTACCAGCACTACACGCAGCAGGCCACCCACGAGGTGCCCAGGCCCGGCACCCACCCCGGCGGCGGCCCCGGCGGGAGCAGGAAGAGCCGGAGCCTGGAGAAGCGGATGCTGATCCCCTCGGAGGACCTGTAGTGGGGCCTGGGCTGCCGGTGCTGTAGGGACCCAGGCTGCCCAGGCCTCTGGGGAAGAACAGGGCCCCCCACCCACCAACTCCTGCCAAAGGTGGGGCCTCTCCTGAGAGCCCTCCTGTGAGGCCCTTGGAGCCCACTTCCCATCCTCCCTCCAGCCCCGGGGTCAGGGCACCTCATGGCCCTGCCAGGCACCCAGGTGGGCCCGCCACCCCAGGAGAGGGCACCTGAGTCCATCAGAAGAGCCTGGGGACCCTCTGGGATCACCTGGCCATCAGCCCCAGGGGCCACTGTGGGGCGGAGAGTGAGTGTGGCTGTGGGACCTTGGCTGCACGGCCCCACGGGAGCTGTGAGTGGGTCAGACTCCCTGGCCCAGGAGACAGACAGCAGACAGACCCCAGGCTGGGCAGCTGGAGGGAGGGGCGCCGGGGCGCTGGGCAGCCGGGCTCTGACACAGTCCGCAGCTCC
Protein-coding regions in this window:
- the TMEM184A gene encoding transmembrane protein 184A; amino-acid sequence: MSPGVTRTGQEMSNVSGILEIAGAPLVSATWPQPSPPPAVPAGPQMDHMGNGSQGAPWLFLTSALAQGVSGIFVWTALVLTCHQIYLHLRSYTVPQEQRYIIRLLLIVPIYAFDSWLSLLLLGDHQYYVYFDSVRDCYEAFVIYSFLSLCFQYLGGEGAIMAEIRGKPIKSSCFYGTCCLRGMTYSIGFLRFCKQATLQFCLVKPVMAVTTIILQAFGKYHDGDFNVRSGYLYVTLIYNASVSLALYALFLFYFTTRELLRPFQPVLKFLTIKAVIFLSFWQGLLLAVLERCGVIPEVETSGGNRLGAGTLAAGYQNFIICVEMLFASVALRYAFPCQVYAEKENSPAPPAPMQSISSGIRETVSPQDIVQDAIHNFSPAYQHYTQQATHEVPRPGTHPGGGPGGSRKSRSLEKRMLIPSEDL